DNA sequence from the Candidatus Omnitrophota bacterium genome:
CGGCGATGGAATTCGCGACCGCGAGCCCGAGGTCATTATGGCAATGGACGCTGATCACCGCCCTGCCGATGTTCGGAACATGGTTCTTTATGTCGCGTATCAAGGCGCCGAATTCATCGGGTATCGCGTAACCGACCGTATCCGGGACGTTTATCGTTGTAGCGCCGGCAATTATCACCCGCTCGATGACGCGGTAGAGGAAATCCTTCTCGCTCCGCGAAGCATCCTCAGGCGAGAACTCCACGTCATCGGTAAAGTTCCGGGCGTATTTCACCCCTTCGACGGCGAGTTTTACGATCTCGTCCTCGGCCTTACGCAATTTGTACTTCATGTGTATCTTCGACGTCGCAAGAAAAACATGTATGCGTTTCTTCTTCGCCGGCTTGATCGCCGCGCCGGCCGCCTCGATGTCTTTCTTCATGCAGCGCGCGAGGCCGCAGATGACAGGCCCTTTTATCTTTTCGGCGATGGACTTTACCGCCGCGAAATCGCCGGGCGATGATACCGGGAAACCCGCCTCTATGACGTCCACGTTGAGGCGGACGAGCTGCCTTGCCACCTCGAGCTTCTCATGGTCTTCAAGCGAAGCGCCGGGGCACTGCTCGCCGTCGCGCAATGTCGTGTCGAATATTATTATCTTTTCCATTTTTTCTGGTGCTTTGCACCACCTCGCTATTTTATTTTATCCAGGGCATCATCTTACGGAGCTTCTTGCCGACGACCTCTATAAGATGGTTTTCATCCCTTTTCATTAACTTGTCAAAGTTCTTCCTTCCGGTCTCGTTCTCTTCCAGCCATTCCTTCGCGAACGCGCCGGATTGTATATCCTTGAGTATCTTCTTCATCTCTGCGCGGGCCGCGTCGGTCACTATCCTCTTGCCGCGCGTAAGGTCGCCGTATTTGGCGGTATCAGAGACGCGCTGGCGCATCCCCTGTATGCCCGTCGAGTAGATCAGGTCGGTGATGAGCTTAAGCTCGTGCAAACACTCGAAATAAGCGATCTCGGGCTGGTATCCCGCCTCGACCAGCGTATCGAAACCGGCCATGATGAGCTCGGTCACGCCGCCGCAGAGGACGACCTGTTCGCCGAACAGGTCCGTCTCGACCTCTTCCTTGAACGTCGTCTCAATGACGCCTGCCCTCGTGCCGCCTATGCCTTTGGCGTAAGCGAGCGCCGTCTTCAGGGCGTTGCCGCTGTGGTCCTGGTATATAGCGACCAGGCACGGGACGCCTTTGCCTTCCTCGAACTGGGTCCTTACAAGCGCGCCCGGCCCTTTAGGCGCTATCATAAAGACATCGACATTCTTCGGCGGGACTATCCCCCTGAAATGGATGTTGAAGCCGTGCGAAAAATTGAGCGCCTTCCCCTCGGTCAGGTGCTTCTCGACGAACGATTTATATATCTTCGCCTGGAGGTGGTCCTGCGTGAGTATCTGGATCACGTGCGCCTCTTTCGAGGCCGTCTCGGCGGACATCGGCTTGAAGCCGTCCTTGACCGCCTGCTCGTAGTTCGGCGTCCCCTCGAGTTCGGAAACGATGACCTCTACGCCGCTGTCCTTAAGGTTCAGCGCCTGGGCGCGGCCCTGGTTGCCGTATCCGACTATCGCTACTTTCTTCCCCTTCAAAAAGTTCAGGTCCGCGTCTTTGTCATAATATATCTTCAACATTTATTCCTCTTCCTCCTTTATTGTTTTTGGTTTCTCCCTTGATTCCGTCTCCATCGCTATCTTTCCCGTGCGGACTATCTCCTTGATACCGAACTGCCTCAAGAGCTCGATGAGGTCATCTATGTGCGAGGTCTCGCCCACAGCCTCTATAGTTATCGTATGCAGGCCGAGGTCCGCGACGTTCGCTTTCATCGTCTCGGCGATCTCGATTATCTTAGTGCGATCGTTCTGGGCGCGGATGCCGACTTTTATCAATATCAGTTCGCGGTCGATGAATTTCGTCTTCGTCAGGTCGGTGACCGTGATGACATCGATCAACTTGTTCAGCTGCTTCTTGATCTGTTCGAGTGTCCGCTCGTCGCCCTCGGCGACTATCGTCATCCTCGAAACGCTCGGGTCCTCGGTCTCGCCGACCGCGAGCGAATCTATGTTGAATCCGCGCGCCGAAAAAAGGCCGGATATGCGCGCGAGGACTCCCGGGTGGTTCTCGACAAGCACCGATATTGTCTGTCTCATGCCATGCTCCCTATCATATCATCGAGGCGTTTACCGGCCGGGACCATCGGGTAAACATTCTCCTCCGGCTCGACTATAAAGTCCATGACGACGGTGTTCTTTGTGCGCATCGCCTTTTCTATCGCGGGACGGACCTCTTCTTTTTTGCTGATCCGTATCCCGACCGCGCCATACGCCTCGGCTATCTTGACAAAGTCCGGGTTCTCGAGCTTCGTATGGGAATACCTCTTCCCGTAGAAGAGCTCCTGCCACTGGCGGACCATGCCGAGATACGAGTTATTGAGTATCGCTATCTTGATGTCTATCTTGTTGACGACCGCGGTCGCGAGTTCCTGTATGTTCATCTGTATCGACCCGTCGCCGCTTATGACGAAAACCTCTGAACCGGGCTTGCCGACTTTCGCTCCTATTCCCGCGGGAAAGCCGTAGCCCATCGTCCCGAGCCCGCCGCTTGAGAGCAGCTCGCGCGGACGCATGAAATTATACCACTGCGCCGTCCACATCTGGTGCTGGCCGACGTCGGTGGCGATTATCGCCTCTCCCTTCGTCGCCTCGCAGATCTGCTGGATGACATACTGCGGGCGGAGCCTGTCGTCCATCTTGTAATTGAGCGGATGTTTCTGCTTCCACTCGAGGATCTTCTCGGTCCACTCTTTGTCGTGCGGCCTGTGGACTATCTTCAAGAATTCTTCCAGGACGCACTTGACGTCCCCGACTATCGGGACATCGACCGCCACGCTCTTGGATATTGCCGACGGGTCGATGTCTATATGGATCACCTTCGCGTGCGGGGCGAACTCGTCTATCTTCCCGGTAACGCGGTCAT
Encoded proteins:
- the ilvC gene encoding ketol-acid reductoisomerase is translated as MLKIYYDKDADLNFLKGKKVAIVGYGNQGRAQALNLKDSGVEVIVSELEGTPNYEQAVKDGFKPMSAETASKEAHVIQILTQDHLQAKIYKSFVEKHLTEGKALNFSHGFNIHFRGIVPPKNVDVFMIAPKGPGALVRTQFEEGKGVPCLVAIYQDHSGNALKTALAYAKGIGGTRAGVIETTFKEEVETDLFGEQVVLCGGVTELIMAGFDTLVEAGYQPEIAYFECLHELKLITDLIYSTGIQGMRQRVSDTAKYGDLTRGKRIVTDAARAEMKKILKDIQSGAFAKEWLEENETGRKNFDKLMKRDENHLIEVVGKKLRKMMPWIK
- the ilvN gene encoding acetolactate synthase small subunit, with product MRQTISVLVENHPGVLARISGLFSARGFNIDSLAVGETEDPSVSRMTIVAEGDERTLEQIKKQLNKLIDVITVTDLTKTKFIDRELILIKVGIRAQNDRTKIIEIAETMKANVADLGLHTITIEAVGETSHIDDLIELLRQFGIKEIVRTGKIAMETESREKPKTIKEEEE